A window of the Miscanthus floridulus cultivar M001 chromosome 14, ASM1932011v1, whole genome shotgun sequence genome harbors these coding sequences:
- the LOC136505684 gene encoding serine carboxypeptidase 1-like — MAAALHAADARSTLEAQLWRFMRSRRSSGGHRSGTSTSRSTTIVADDMAVVASRLKGRIMTTLHSGDGSGDDDLRRFREADKIAALPGQPGGVDFDQYGGRVTVDADRGRALFYYFVEAPRHEAASKPLLLWLNGGPGCSSLGYGAMEEIGPFRVNNDSKTLCTNKHAWNNVANVIFLESPAGVGFSYSNTSSDYESSGDEKTANDAYLFLINWLERFPEYKGRPFYISGESYAGHYAPQLAVTILLLNAHNNSKTIINLQGILVGNPLLDNYWNSKGLIDYFWSHGVMSDEVFENVSRNCGYSNNPDTDDSASSSCTDAWHVFDKGEIDPYNIYAPVCVDTPQGAYYPSSYLPGYDPCSDRYTSGYLNHPEVQSSFHARPTNWSLCVNLTWKDAPDSMVPTLIWLISKGLPVWIFSGDFDAICPLPATRYSIGDLGLHITTPWRPWTAQNEVGGYVQQYTGGFTFLSVRGAGHAVASFQPERALVLVNSFLKGELPPNAEE; from the exons atggcagcGGCACTGCACGCTGCCGACGCGCGGTCCACGCTGGAGGCACAGCTGTGGCGGTTCATGAGGTCTCGAAGGAGCAGCGGCGGCCATCGTAGCGGCACGAGTACAAGTCGTAGTACTACGATCGTCGCTGATGACATGGCCGTTGTTGCTAGCCGCCTGAAGGGACGGATAATGACGACGCTCCACTCCGGCGACGGCAGCGGAGACGATGACCTCAGGCGGTTCAGAGAGGCCGACAAGATCGCCGCGCTACCGGGGCAGCCGGGTGGCGTCGACTTCGACCAGTACGGCGGGCGCGTGACTGTCGACGCGGACAGAGGCCGCGCCCTCTTCTACTACTTTGTGGAGGCACCGCGCCACGAGGCTGCCAGCAAGCCGCTGCTCTTGTGGCTTAACGGAG GACCTGGTTGCTCATCACTTGGCTACGGAGCTATGGAAGAAATCGGCCCTTTTCGTGTAAACAACGACAGCAAAACCCTCTGCACAAACAAGCATGCATGGAACAACG TGGCTAACGTCATCTTCTTGGAATCACCGGCGGGTGTTGGGTTCTCTTACTCCAACACTTCTTCGGACTATGAAAGCAGTGGAGACGAGAAGACAGCTAATGATGCGTACCTATTTCTGATAAACTGGCTGGAGAGATTCCCAGAGTACAAAGGCCGGCCGTTCTATATCTCAGGCGAGAGCTATGCTGGGCACTACGCACCGCAGCTCGCTGTGACCATCCTGCTACTCAACGCACATAACAACAGCAAAACCATCATAAACCTACAGGGTATCCTG gttggaaatccGCTTCTGGACAACTACTGGAACTCAAAGGGACTAATTGACTACTTCTGGAGCCATGGTGTGATGTCGGATGAAGTCTTTGAAAATGTCTCTAGGAACTGCGGCTACTCTAACAATCCGGATACGGATgatagtgcatcatcatcatgcACAGATGCTTGGCACGTATTTGATAAGGGAGAAATTGATCCCTACAACATATATGCTCCTGTTTGTGTTGACACACCTCAAGGTGCATATTATCCGAGCAGCTAC TTACCCGGATATGATCCATGCAGCGATAGATACACCAGTGGCTACCTCAATCATCCAGAAGTGCAGAGTTCCTTTCACGCCAGACCGACAAATTGGTCATTATGCGT AAACTTGACATGGAAAGACGCACCTGATTCCATGGTGCCAACCCTCATCTGGCTAATTTCGAAAGGGCTGCCTGTTTGGATTTTTAG TGGTGATTTTGATGCTATATGCCCACTTCCCGCTACAAGGTACTCCATCGGTGACCTTGGCCTCCACATCACAACCCCATGGCGCCCATGGACTGCACAAAATGAA GTAGGAGGCTATGTTCAGCAGTACACAGGAGGGTTTACATTCCTCTCTGTCAGAGGAGCCGGTCATGCTGTTGCGTCTTTCCAGCCCGAGAGAGCATTGGTGCTGGTAAACTCCTTCTTGAAAGGAGAGCTCCCACCAAACGCAGAGGAGTAA